Proteins encoded within one genomic window of Lactococcus garvieae:
- a CDS encoding ABC transporter ATP-binding protein yields the protein MVMKAIGKYKLLVFAALATMLLQVGAALWQPQYMKNILSVMAESISISDKVDKINHYGVYLLIIAVVGLVGSILNTVTAAKLAQAVSADIREETFRKIQTFSYENIEKFNAGNLVVRMTNDINQVQTLLMMTFQVLIRVPLLFVGAFILSIITMPELWWIIIVMVVLIVIVTMVSMKSMGPHFMVFQKLMDRINGIAKENLRGARVVKSFVQEKDQIQKFDETSDELLGHNMAVGYTFAAMIPAFTIISQLAVFGAILLVSTYVTRDLNTAANTLGGIMSFIQYMMQIMMAIIMGGMMSMFASRGFVSIGRINEVLKTEPAMTFEDVPDEELNGSVKFDHVSFSYPNDEHPTLQDISFEIKSGQMVGIVGATGSGKSTLAQLIPRLFDPTEGTVSVGGKDLRHVSKATLKNTISIVLQKAILFSGTIAGNLKQGKSDATVEQMSRAAEIAQAAEFIEKLPDHYESQVEERGNNFSGGQKQRMSITRGIIKDPKVLILDDSTSALDAKSEKLVQEALSKDLKDTTTIIIAQKISSVVHADNILVLDEGKLVAQGTHAELVENSSVYREIYDTQKAKED from the coding sequence ATGGTAATGAAAGCCATTGGCAAGTACAAGCTACTTGTCTTCGCTGCCCTTGCTACCATGCTTCTTCAAGTCGGTGCTGCACTTTGGCAGCCACAGTACATGAAGAACATTTTGAGTGTCATGGCAGAATCTATTTCGATATCGGATAAGGTCGATAAAATTAATCATTATGGGGTATATCTTTTGATTATCGCCGTAGTGGGATTGGTTGGTTCTATCCTCAACACAGTGACGGCTGCAAAACTTGCCCAAGCTGTATCCGCAGATATCCGTGAAGAAACCTTCCGTAAAATTCAAACTTTCTCTTATGAAAATATTGAGAAGTTTAACGCCGGTAATCTCGTTGTACGTATGACAAACGACATCAACCAAGTACAAACACTTTTGATGATGACTTTCCAAGTCTTGATTCGTGTTCCGTTACTCTTTGTTGGTGCCTTTATCTTGTCAATTATTACAATGCCTGAACTTTGGTGGATTATTATTGTCATGGTTGTACTTATTGTAATAGTAACAATGGTGTCAATGAAATCAATGGGCCCTCACTTTATGGTTTTCCAAAAATTGATGGATCGTATCAACGGAATTGCTAAAGAAAATCTGCGCGGTGCGCGTGTTGTTAAATCCTTTGTACAAGAAAAAGACCAAATTCAAAAATTTGATGAAACTTCCGATGAACTCTTAGGACATAACATGGCTGTTGGATATACTTTTGCCGCAATGATCCCAGCATTTACAATTATTTCTCAATTGGCCGTGTTTGGTGCCATTTTATTGGTTTCTACATATGTAACACGTGATTTGAATACAGCAGCCAACACTCTAGGCGGTATCATGTCATTTATCCAGTATATGATGCAAATCATGATGGCTATTATCATGGGTGGTATGATGTCAATGTTTGCTTCACGTGGTTTTGTTTCTATCGGACGTATTAATGAAGTTTTGAAAACTGAACCTGCGATGACCTTTGAGGATGTACCAGATGAAGAACTTAACGGCTCTGTTAAGTTTGATCATGTATCATTTTCATACCCTAACGATGAGCATCCAACCTTACAAGACATCAGCTTTGAAATCAAATCGGGTCAAATGGTTGGTATTGTCGGAGCCACAGGTTCAGGTAAATCAACATTGGCACAATTGATTCCACGTCTTTTTGATCCTACAGAAGGAACAGTTAGTGTGGGTGGTAAAGATCTCCGCCATGTTTCAAAAGCAACCTTGAAAAACACTATTTCCATTGTTCTGCAAAAAGCTATTCTTTTCTCAGGAACTATCGCAGGCAACTTGAAACAAGGTAAATCTGATGCCACAGTTGAGCAAATGAGCCGTGCAGCAGAAATTGCTCAAGCTGCTGAGTTTATCGAAAAACTTCCAGATCATTATGAATCACAAGTTGAAGAACGCGGAAATAACTTTTCTGGTGGACAAAAACAACGTATGTCTATCACACGTGGTATTATCAAAGATCCTAAAGTTCTTATCTTAGATGACTCAACATCGGCACTTGATGCTAAGTCAGAAAAGTTAGTACAAGAAGCTTTGAGTAAAGACTTGAAAGATACGACAACTATTATTATCGCTCAAAAGATTTCATCAGTGGTTCATGCGGATAATATTCTTGTGCTTGATGAGGGTAAACTTGTCGCTCAAGGGACACACGCGGAGCTTGTCGAAAACTCTTCTGTCTACCGTGAAATCTATGACACACAGAAAGCAAAGGAGGACTAA
- a CDS encoding winged helix DNA-binding protein, whose protein sequence is MKEQEEIMLSLTDLFNKMDQLRKPQMVEKFQGYSFLEIACIEFIAKLDEPNVTKLADQLYVTRGAISKATKKLLQKEDIATFQKADNKKEIYFKLTAKGKKINQQHEQLHDEFLISDQPVFESFSSKDLDTILQFTQLYNEHLDKELRNSSK, encoded by the coding sequence ATGAAAGAACAAGAAGAGATTATGCTGAGTCTTACTGATTTATTTAATAAGATGGATCAATTAAGAAAACCGCAAATGGTTGAAAAATTTCAAGGCTACTCCTTTTTAGAAATTGCCTGTATTGAATTTATTGCTAAACTGGATGAACCAAATGTAACCAAACTTGCTGATCAGCTGTATGTCACACGAGGAGCGATTAGTAAAGCTACAAAAAAATTACTTCAAAAAGAAGACATTGCTACTTTTCAGAAAGCAGATAATAAAAAGGAAATTTATTTTAAACTAACAGCAAAAGGTAAAAAAATAAATCAACAGCACGAGCAACTTCATGATGAATTTCTCATCAGTGATCAGCCCGTGTTCGAATCCTTTAGCTCGAAAGATTTGGATACTATCTTACAGTTCACCCAACTTTACAATGAGCACTTAGATAAAGAACTCCGAAACAGCTCTAAATAG
- a CDS encoding UDP-N-acetylglucosamine 1-carboxyvinyltransferase: MKKIVINGGKSISGKVTISGAKNSVVALIPATILANDVVTLEGVPDISDVASLVEIMEIMGAKIQRDIAAGILTIDTREVVSKPLPYGKINSLRASYYFNGALLGRFGKSTVGLPGGCDLGPRPMDLHIKAFEALGAELSYLEDAMHLEAKEEKLRGSTIYMDMVSVGATINTMLAASTAEGVTIIENAAREPEIIDVATLLNNMGAKVRGAGTDVIRITGKPEMHGAHHTVIPDRIEAGTYLALAAAIGDGVIVDNVIYEHLESFISKLEEMGVRMTIREDSIEVHRSENLKAINIKTVPYPGFATDLQQPITPLLLQAQGRGWIMDTIYEKRVNHVPEMARMGAKISTVDDHIIYEAPNKLRGAHVRATDLRAGAGLVLAGVIAEGKTTIENIEFILRGYDNIIEKMTSLGIDIKLVEE, translated from the coding sequence ATGAAAAAAATAGTAATTAATGGTGGTAAAAGCATCTCGGGTAAGGTAACAATTTCTGGGGCGAAAAATAGTGTAGTTGCTCTTATCCCAGCAACAATCTTAGCCAATGATGTTGTTACACTTGAAGGTGTGCCTGACATCTCTGATGTCGCTAGTTTAGTAGAGATCATGGAAATCATGGGAGCAAAAATCCAACGAGATATTGCTGCTGGTATTTTAACGATTGATACACGTGAAGTGGTTTCCAAACCATTGCCTTATGGAAAGATAAATTCTTTGCGTGCTTCTTATTATTTTAACGGAGCTTTATTGGGTCGTTTTGGGAAGTCAACGGTAGGCTTACCTGGTGGTTGCGACTTGGGTCCACGTCCAATGGATCTCCATATAAAGGCTTTTGAAGCACTCGGAGCAGAACTTTCTTACCTAGAAGATGCAATGCATTTGGAAGCCAAAGAAGAGAAGTTGCGTGGCTCTACTATCTATATGGACATGGTGTCAGTGGGAGCAACAATCAATACCATGCTTGCGGCAAGTACCGCAGAGGGTGTGACGATTATCGAAAATGCTGCACGTGAACCCGAAATTATTGATGTGGCTACTCTGCTTAATAATATGGGGGCGAAAGTTCGTGGTGCTGGCACAGATGTTATACGTATTACAGGTAAGCCAGAAATGCACGGCGCGCATCATACGGTTATACCAGACCGTATAGAAGCTGGAACTTATCTAGCCTTAGCTGCAGCTATAGGTGACGGTGTAATTGTGGACAACGTGATTTATGAGCACCTCGAATCTTTCATTTCTAAATTAGAAGAAATGGGTGTAAGAATGACGATTCGAGAAGACTCAATAGAAGTTCATCGTTCCGAAAATCTAAAAGCCATCAATATAAAAACAGTGCCTTATCCAGGCTTCGCTACAGATTTACAACAGCCGATTACTCCGCTTTTACTTCAGGCACAAGGTCGTGGCTGGATTATGGATACAATCTACGAAAAACGTGTGAATCATGTTCCTGAAATGGCCCGCATGGGTGCAAAAATTTCAACGGTAGATGATCATATAATTTATGAAGCGCCTAATAAGTTGAGAGGTGCGCATGTTCGAGCTACAGATTTGCGTGCAGGTGCTGGGCTAGTCTTAGCGGGTGTTATTGCAGAAGGTAAGACAACGATTGAGAATATTGAGTTTATTCTCCGTGGTTATGATAATATCATTGAGAAAATGACCAGCTTAGGTATAGATATCAAGCTTGTTGAAGAGTAA
- a CDS encoding cation diffusion facilitator family transporter — translation MNTSKISRSHNLKLAERGVWVSIAAYIFLSLLQLGVAQITNSASLLANGFNNVTDILGNIAIVIGLRIARIPSDNDHTYGHWKVESIASLISSFIMFFIGFEVLRQTIIGFIEGSSTEINPIGAAVALFSAVVMISVYFYSSRLAKKTQSKALEASSKDNLSDALTSLGTTVAIIAAALHWIWLDRIMALVICGFILKTAYDIFRDSVFSLSDGFDDNLLVDYKEAIELVDKVKSVKMIRGRTYGSNIFLDVVVEMSRDLSVYESHAATEKIERMLMAGFDVYDVDVHVEPAALPEEEHFASRALELLPKEEALLNGKNLENLLAPQFQAVTVNGKIIHLEEFISASTPKEHLAIKNYQAEQVSKKTFILTYHYLEHQKRYTVSSIWRRNEQWRCIYRQITGES, via the coding sequence ATGAATACTAGCAAAATTTCACGTTCTCACAATCTTAAGCTTGCCGAAAGAGGTGTGTGGGTAAGTATAGCTGCTTATATCTTCCTGTCTCTTCTGCAACTTGGTGTCGCACAAATCACGAACTCGGCTTCACTCCTTGCAAATGGTTTCAATAATGTCACGGATATTTTAGGAAATATTGCCATTGTCATCGGTCTTCGTATTGCACGTATTCCTTCGGATAATGACCATACCTATGGGCACTGGAAGGTGGAGTCGATTGCTAGTCTTATTTCTAGCTTTATCATGTTCTTCATTGGCTTTGAAGTTTTACGGCAAACAATCATTGGTTTTATAGAAGGAAGTTCAACAGAAATCAATCCAATCGGTGCTGCAGTTGCTTTATTTTCAGCTGTTGTTATGATTTCCGTTTACTTTTACTCTAGCCGTTTAGCAAAGAAAACCCAATCGAAAGCGCTGGAAGCTTCAAGTAAAGATAATCTGAGTGATGCCCTAACTTCACTCGGAACAACTGTCGCTATCATTGCTGCTGCTTTACACTGGATTTGGCTAGACCGAATTATGGCCTTGGTTATTTGTGGCTTTATTTTGAAGACTGCCTATGATATCTTTCGGGACAGTGTCTTTTCTTTATCTGATGGCTTTGATGATAATCTGTTAGTAGATTATAAAGAAGCTATTGAACTGGTTGATAAAGTTAAATCTGTAAAAATGATTCGGGGTCGAACTTACGGAAGTAACATATTTCTTGATGTTGTTGTGGAAATGTCTCGTGATTTATCGGTTTATGAGAGTCATGCTGCAACGGAAAAAATTGAACGTATGCTAATGGCCGGTTTTGATGTTTACGATGTCGATGTTCATGTTGAACCAGCCGCCTTACCAGAAGAAGAGCATTTTGCTTCTCGTGCCCTTGAATTATTACCTAAGGAGGAAGCTCTTCTCAATGGAAAAAACCTTGAAAATCTCTTAGCTCCTCAATTTCAGGCTGTTACCGTAAATGGTAAAATCATTCATCTTGAAGAATTTATTTCCGCGTCTACTCCGAAAGAACATTTAGCTATAAAAAATTACCAAGCGGAACAAGTCAGCAAAAAAACATTCATTCTCACCTATCATTATCTTGAACATCAAAAACGTTACACTGTATCAAGTATTTGGCGGCGAAATGAGCAATGGCGCTGCATCTATCGTCAAATAACAGGAGAGTCATAG
- a CDS encoding ABC transporter ATP-binding protein: MNDTSRALKFFYLYFKKYKLQFLVIAIFIIAATYLQVKAPVLLGDSITHLSTYVGDYFSHQHAGDAVKGLQQIAAGSSQAQDALQQIASQMSQAAGQVVDWHSLTSANVPAAVTSNLPSGTTIDSLQAMAKIPTDWHQLTDANVPEAIRASLNGQSISDLMKVATSQAPSKADFMRSMWMLLAFYVMTGIAQLIYSLLFTRIVAHSTNRMRKGLFGKLERLTISYFDRHADGDILARFTSDLDNIQNTLNQAAVNVTTNFALFIGILYMIFDQNVKMALVTISTTPVAVLCAVIIIVQAKKYTDRQQKEVGELNAYMDEKISGQKAIIVEGLQAEAIEGFEVRNDKVRKTTFAAQAWSGMIFPLMNGFSLVTLALVIFAGANILLNDASLSTAAAFGLLATFIQYAQQYYNPIMQISSSFGQLQLAITGATRLNVMFDEKEEVRPENGKPFESITKGVHIEDIDFSYLPGKPVLKDVNINVEKGQMVALVGPTGSGKTTVMNLMNRFYDVDKGGIKFDGTDIREFDLDSLRSKVGIVLQESVLFSGTIADNIKFGKKDATMDEIITVAKTTHIHEFIESLPDGYETQVDDDDNVFSVGQKQQISIARTILTNPELLILDEATSNVDTVTEEQIQMAMEAAIAGRTSFVIAHRLKTILNADKIVVLKDGEVIEEGNHNELVNLGGFYSELYHNQFVFE, from the coding sequence ATGAATGATACATCTCGTGCATTGAAGTTCTTCTATCTCTACTTCAAAAAATATAAATTACAATTCCTAGTGATTGCGATATTTATCATTGCGGCTACTTATCTGCAAGTTAAAGCACCTGTCCTTCTTGGGGATTCTATTACACACCTTTCGACTTATGTTGGAGACTACTTTAGTCATCAACATGCAGGAGATGCGGTGAAAGGATTGCAACAGATTGCAGCTGGCTCTAGTCAAGCTCAAGATGCCTTGCAACAAATTGCGAGTCAGATGTCGCAAGCAGCCGGACAGGTTGTGGATTGGCACAGTCTGACATCTGCAAATGTACCTGCAGCAGTAACTTCAAACTTACCATCAGGTACGACTATTGATAGCCTCCAAGCGATGGCTAAAATACCAACAGATTGGCACCAATTGACAGATGCGAATGTTCCAGAAGCGATTCGTGCGAGTCTGAATGGTCAGTCTATTTCTGATTTGATGAAGGTTGCAACTTCACAAGCGCCAAGCAAAGCTGATTTCATGCGTTCAATGTGGATGCTTCTTGCATTTTATGTCATGACAGGTATTGCTCAACTTATTTATAGCTTGCTTTTCACACGTATTGTTGCACACTCAACAAACCGTATGCGTAAAGGCCTTTTCGGTAAGTTGGAACGTCTAACAATTTCTTACTTTGACCGTCATGCAGATGGCGATATTCTCGCACGTTTTACATCTGACTTGGATAACATTCAAAATACTTTGAACCAAGCAGCAGTCAATGTAACAACTAACTTTGCACTCTTTATCGGGATTTTGTACATGATTTTTGACCAAAATGTCAAAATGGCTTTAGTCACAATCTCGACAACACCTGTCGCTGTTCTCTGTGCTGTGATTATTATCGTTCAAGCTAAAAAGTATACTGACAGACAGCAAAAAGAAGTTGGTGAGCTTAACGCTTATATGGATGAGAAAATCTCTGGTCAAAAAGCGATTATCGTTGAGGGTCTTCAAGCTGAGGCTATTGAAGGGTTTGAAGTACGTAATGACAAAGTTCGTAAAACAACTTTTGCCGCGCAAGCTTGGTCAGGTATGATTTTCCCATTGATGAATGGTTTCTCTCTTGTGACATTAGCATTAGTTATCTTTGCAGGAGCAAATATTCTCCTCAATGATGCGTCATTGTCAACAGCAGCAGCCTTTGGTTTGCTTGCTACATTTATCCAATATGCTCAACAATATTACAATCCAATCATGCAAATTTCATCATCATTCGGTCAATTGCAACTCGCCATCACGGGAGCAACACGTTTGAATGTTATGTTTGATGAAAAAGAAGAAGTACGTCCTGAAAATGGAAAACCTTTTGAAAGCATTACTAAAGGTGTACATATTGAGGATATTGACTTTAGCTATCTTCCAGGAAAACCTGTCCTTAAAGATGTCAACATCAATGTAGAAAAAGGCCAAATGGTTGCCTTAGTTGGTCCAACTGGATCAGGTAAAACAACCGTCATGAATCTCATGAACCGTTTCTATGATGTGGACAAAGGTGGTATCAAGTTTGATGGTACGGATATCCGTGAATTTGATTTGGACTCTTTACGTTCAAAAGTAGGTATTGTTTTACAAGAGTCCGTTCTTTTCTCAGGTACAATTGCAGACAATATCAAATTTGGTAAAAAAGATGCCACTATGGATGAAATCATCACAGTAGCAAAAACCACGCATATTCATGAATTTATCGAGAGTTTGCCAGATGGTTATGAAACACAGGTGGATGATGATGACAATGTCTTCTCAGTGGGTCAAAAACAACAAATCTCGATTGCACGTACAATCTTGACAAATCCCGAATTACTTATCCTTGATGAAGCAACATCGAATGTTGATACGGTAACCGAAGAACAAATTCAGATGGCTATGGAAGCAGCGATTGCTGGTCGTACATCATTTGTTATTGCGCATCGTTTGAAAACAATTCTTAATGCGGATAAAATCGTTGTCCTTAAGGACGGTGAAGTTATTGAAGAAGGAAACCACAATGAACTAGTAAATCTTGGTGGCTTCTATTCTGAACTTTATCACAATCAGTTTGTCTTTGAATAA